Proteins encoded by one window of Hafnia alvei:
- the hslV gene encoding ATP-dependent protease subunit HslV, translating into MTTIVSVRRNGKVVIGGDGQATMGNTVMKGNVRKVRRLYNDRVIAGFAGGTADAFTLFELFERKLELHQGHLVKAAVELAKDWRTDRMLRKLEALLAVADENASLIITGNGDVIQPENDLIAIGSGGPYAQAASRALLENTELSAREIVDKALGIAGDICIYTNQFHTIEELDSKA; encoded by the coding sequence GTGACAACAATAGTAAGCGTACGCCGCAACGGTAAAGTGGTGATCGGTGGTGATGGTCAGGCGACCATGGGCAATACCGTGATGAAAGGTAATGTTCGTAAAGTGCGTCGTCTCTATAACGACCGCGTTATTGCCGGATTTGCTGGCGGCACCGCAGATGCCTTCACCCTGTTCGAACTCTTTGAACGTAAACTGGAACTGCATCAGGGACATTTGGTTAAAGCCGCCGTTGAGCTTGCCAAAGACTGGCGCACCGACCGCATGCTGCGCAAGCTCGAAGCGCTGCTGGCCGTCGCGGATGAAAACGCCTCCCTCATCATCACCGGCAACGGTGACGTTATTCAGCCTGAAAATGATTTAATCGCGATAGGTTCCGGCGGCCCTTATGCTCAGGCAGCCTCTCGCGCATTGCTAGAAAACACAGAACTGAGTGCCCGCGAAATCGTTGATAAAGCGCTGGGTATAGCTGGTGATATCTGCATCTACACCAATCAGTTCCACACCATTGAAGAATTAGACTCCAAAGCGTAA
- a CDS encoding 1,4-dihydroxy-2-naphthoate polyprenyltransferase: MSSSTTISRPRAWLESLRLRTLPLALASIVTGSAIAAWQHTFKVEIALLALLTAAMLQILSNLANDYGDAVKGSDTEERIGPLRGMQKGVITQAQMKRALGITVVITILSGIALIAVACQKPQDIIGFLVLGLMAIIAAITYTVGTRPYGYMGLGDISVLVFFGWLSVAGTYYLQAGTFDSVVMLPATACGFLATAVLNINNLRDIENDAVNGKNTLAVRLGPIKARVYHVALLIGAVVCLALFALVNLKSAFGWLFVLAIPMLYKHGRYVFTHRTPEAMRPMLENMVKSALLANVLFAIGTVLS; encoded by the coding sequence ATGAGTTCATCAACAACAATTAGCAGGCCACGCGCCTGGTTGGAAAGTTTGCGCCTGCGTACCTTGCCGCTGGCTTTGGCATCTATTGTCACCGGTTCTGCCATTGCAGCGTGGCAACATACCTTTAAGGTCGAAATTGCCCTGCTTGCGCTACTGACGGCGGCGATGCTGCAAATTCTCTCCAACCTCGCCAATGACTATGGCGATGCCGTGAAAGGAAGCGATACCGAAGAGCGCATCGGGCCATTGCGTGGTATGCAAAAAGGCGTGATTACCCAAGCGCAGATGAAGCGAGCGCTCGGCATTACCGTGGTGATCACCATTTTATCCGGTATTGCACTCATTGCCGTCGCCTGCCAGAAGCCACAAGATATCATCGGATTTTTGGTTTTAGGTTTGATGGCCATCATCGCCGCGATTACCTACACCGTAGGCACTCGTCCTTATGGCTATATGGGTTTGGGCGATATTTCCGTGCTGGTCTTCTTTGGCTGGCTCAGCGTAGCAGGCACCTATTATCTGCAGGCGGGGACTTTTGACAGCGTTGTCATGCTGCCAGCCACGGCCTGTGGTTTCTTAGCCACGGCGGTTTTGAATATCAATAACCTGCGCGATATCGAAAATGATGCGGTGAATGGCAAAAACACGCTGGCTGTACGTCTCGGGCCCATCAAAGCACGCGTCTACCACGTGGCTTTACTGATTGGCGCCGTGGTGTGCTTAGCCTTGTTCGCCTTGGTGAATCTCAAAAGCGCGTTTGGCTGGCTGTTCGTTCTCGCTATCCCCATGCTGTATAAGCATGGCCGCTACGTTTTCACACACCGCACGCCAGAAGCAATGCGACCGATGCTAGAAAACATGGTGAAAAGTGCCTTACTAGCCAACGTCTTATTCGCCATTGGCACCGTGCTCAGCTAA
- a CDS encoding MIP/aquaporin family protein produces the protein MSQTASSTLKGQCIAEFLGTALLIFFGCGCVAALKLAGASFGQWEISVIWGLGVAMAIYLTAAISGAHLNPAVTIALWLFACFDKRKVVPYIIAQIAGAFCAAALVYGLYHNLFVDYEQANHIVRGSVASLDQAGVFSTYPNPHISVGQAFLVETVITAILMCLILALTDDGNGIQRGPLAPLLIGILIAVIGASMGPLTGFALNPARDFGPKIFTYVAGWGEVAFTGARDIPYFLVPIFGPIVGACIGAFGYRSLIGRHLPCDVCKLEDEPAAKPEQRKA, from the coding sequence ATGAGCCAAACAGCTAGTTCAACGTTAAAAGGGCAATGCATCGCTGAGTTTCTTGGCACCGCGTTGCTGATATTTTTTGGATGTGGCTGCGTAGCCGCACTCAAGCTGGCGGGCGCAAGTTTTGGTCAGTGGGAAATAAGCGTCATTTGGGGCTTGGGTGTTGCCATGGCAATTTACCTTACTGCCGCCATTTCTGGTGCACACCTTAACCCTGCCGTGACCATCGCGTTATGGCTATTTGCCTGCTTCGATAAACGTAAGGTTGTGCCTTACATCATCGCGCAAATCGCAGGTGCATTTTGCGCGGCAGCCCTGGTGTATGGCTTATATCACAACCTGTTTGTCGATTATGAACAAGCCAACCACATCGTGCGCGGCAGCGTAGCCAGCTTGGATCAGGCGGGCGTATTCTCAACTTACCCAAATCCACATATCTCGGTTGGACAAGCCTTCTTGGTTGAAACCGTGATTACCGCCATTCTGATGTGCTTGATCCTCGCTCTTACTGATGACGGCAACGGGATTCAGCGTGGGCCATTAGCGCCGCTGTTGATCGGTATCCTGATCGCAGTTATCGGTGCATCCATGGGTCCACTAACCGGATTTGCCCTAAATCCAGCCCGTGACTTTGGACCTAAAATCTTTACCTATGTGGCAGGCTGGGGTGAAGTGGCCTTTACGGGTGCCCGTGATATTCCATACTTCTTAGTACCTATCTTTGGCCCAATCGTCGGTGCATGTATTGGTGCCTTCGGTTACCGCTCATTGATTGGCCGCCACTTGCCATGTGATGTGTGCAAGTTAGAAGATGAGCCAGCAGCGAAACCCGAACAGCGTAAGGCTTAG
- the hslU gene encoding HslU--HslV peptidase ATPase subunit, translating to MSEMTPREIVSELDSYIIGQHSAKRAVAIALRNRWRRMQLNDELRHEVTPKNILMIGPTGVGKTEIARRLAKLANAPFIKVEATKFTEVGYVGKEVDSIIRDLTDSAMKMVRMQSIEKNRYRAEEMAEERILDVLIPPAKNNWGQAEQSAEPSAARQSFRKKLREGQLDDKEIELELAASPVGVEIMAPPGMEEMTNQLQSMFQNLGGQKQKARKIKIKEAFKLLIEEEAAKLVNPEELKEQAIHAVEQNGIVFIDEIDKICKRGESSGPDVSREGVQRDLLPLIEGCTVSTKHGMVKTDHILFIASGAFQVSSPSDLIPELQGRLPIRVELQALTTEDFERILTEPSASLTEQYQALMATEGLTINFTADGVRHIAEAAWRVNESAENIGARRLHTILERLVEEISFEASDMSGQTVTIDAEYVRNHLDELVADEDLSRFIL from the coding sequence ATGTCTGAGATGACCCCACGCGAAATTGTCAGCGAACTCGACAGCTACATCATTGGCCAACACTCGGCAAAACGCGCCGTGGCAATTGCCCTGCGTAACCGCTGGCGTCGTATGCAGCTCAACGATGAGCTGCGTCATGAAGTGACACCAAAAAATATTCTGATGATCGGCCCAACCGGCGTCGGTAAAACCGAAATCGCCCGTCGTCTGGCTAAATTAGCCAACGCACCGTTCATCAAGGTTGAAGCCACCAAGTTCACCGAAGTGGGCTATGTGGGCAAAGAAGTTGACTCTATCATCCGTGATCTGACTGACTCCGCCATGAAAATGGTGCGCATGCAGTCCATCGAAAAGAACCGCTATCGCGCCGAAGAAATGGCCGAAGAGCGTATTCTGGACGTCTTGATCCCACCAGCAAAAAACAACTGGGGTCAGGCTGAGCAAAGCGCCGAGCCATCCGCTGCACGCCAGAGCTTCCGCAAGAAACTGCGTGAAGGTCAGCTCGATGATAAAGAAATCGAATTAGAATTAGCCGCTTCACCGGTTGGCGTTGAAATCATGGCACCTCCTGGCATGGAAGAAATGACCAACCAGCTGCAGTCCATGTTCCAAAATCTGGGCGGTCAAAAGCAGAAAGCGCGCAAAATCAAAATCAAAGAAGCGTTCAAGCTACTGATTGAAGAAGAAGCCGCAAAACTGGTTAATCCAGAAGAGCTGAAAGAGCAGGCGATTCACGCCGTTGAGCAAAACGGTATCGTATTTATCGATGAGATCGACAAAATCTGTAAACGCGGTGAATCCTCTGGCCCAGACGTTTCCCGCGAAGGCGTTCAGCGTGACCTGTTGCCTCTGATTGAAGGCTGCACCGTTTCCACCAAGCACGGCATGGTGAAAACCGATCACATTCTGTTTATTGCTTCTGGCGCATTCCAAGTATCCAGCCCATCGGATCTGATCCCAGAACTACAGGGCCGTCTGCCAATCCGCGTTGAGCTACAGGCGCTGACGACAGAAGACTTCGAACGTATCCTGACCGAGCCAAGTGCGTCCCTGACAGAACAGTATCAGGCGTTGATGGCCACCGAAGGCCTGACCATTAACTTCACCGCTGACGGCGTACGTCATATCGCTGAAGCGGCATGGCGAGTTAACGAAAGCGCAGAAAACATCGGTGCACGTCGCTTACACACCATTCTGGAACGTCTGGTCGAAGAAATTTCCTTCGAAGCCAGCGATATGAGCGGCCAAACAGTGACGATTGATGCGGAATATGTGCGTAATCATCTCGATGAGCTCGTTGCAGATGAAGATCTGAGCCGGTTTATCCTATAA
- the rraA gene encoding ribonuclease E activity regulator RraA, translated as MKYDTSELCDIYHEDVNVVEPLFSNFGGRTSFGGQITTVKCFEDNGLLYELLEENGRGRVMVIDGGGSVRRALINAELARLAAQNEWEGIVVYGAVRQVDDLEELDIGIQAMAAIPAGADGEGIGESDIRVNFGGVTFFSGDHLYADNTGIILSEEPLDLE; from the coding sequence ATGAAATACGATACTTCCGAACTATGCGACATTTATCATGAAGATGTGAATGTAGTAGAACCGTTGTTCTCCAACTTTGGTGGGCGTACTTCGTTTGGCGGGCAGATCACTACCGTGAAATGCTTTGAGGATAACGGCCTGCTCTATGAATTGCTGGAAGAAAACGGACGTGGACGCGTAATGGTCATCGACGGCGGCGGTTCTGTGCGCCGTGCTTTAATCAACGCGGAACTGGCTCGTCTTGCAGCTCAGAATGAGTGGGAAGGCATTGTGGTGTACGGTGCCGTTCGTCAGGTCGATGACCTTGAGGAACTGGATATCGGTATTCAAGCAATGGCGGCCATTCCTGCTGGCGCAGACGGAGAAGGCATCGGCGAAAGCGATATCCGCGTCAATTTCGGCGGCGTGACCTTCTTCTCTGGTGATCATCTGTATGCAGATAACACCGGTATTATTCTTTCCGAAGAACCGTTGGATCTTGAATAA
- the cytR gene encoding DNA-binding transcriptional regulator CytR translates to MSAATMKDVAEHAGVSTATVSRALMNPEKVSASTRQKVEQAVLAVGYSPHALARSAKRNESRTILVIVPDICDPFFAEVIQGVERTAAEHGYLVLLGDCAQQQQQEKTFVNLIITKQIDGMLLLGSNVPFDASKEEQKNLPPMVMANEFAPELELPTVHIDNLTAAFEAVLYLHELGHHRIACIAGPESMPLSKYRLRGYIQALRRCGIAEEKSFVERGDFTYEAGAQAMHNLMSLPQPPTAIFCHSDVMAIGALSQAKRMGLRVPDDVSLVGFDDIKQAQYCDPPLTTVSQPRYQIGREAMLLLLEQLHSRSVVSGSRLLDSEFIVRGSTSAPKR, encoded by the coding sequence ATGTCTGCTGCCACCATGAAAGATGTGGCTGAACACGCCGGTGTCTCAACGGCCACCGTTTCACGAGCATTGATGAACCCCGAGAAAGTCTCTGCATCTACCCGCCAAAAAGTTGAACAGGCCGTATTAGCCGTTGGTTATTCTCCGCATGCGTTGGCCCGCAGCGCCAAGCGAAATGAATCGCGCACGATTCTGGTGATTGTGCCTGATATCTGCGATCCTTTTTTTGCCGAAGTGATCCAAGGCGTAGAACGCACCGCCGCTGAGCATGGGTATTTGGTTTTGCTAGGCGACTGCGCTCAGCAACAGCAGCAGGAAAAAACCTTCGTTAACCTTATTATCACTAAACAAATCGATGGCATGCTGCTGCTCGGCTCGAACGTTCCTTTTGATGCCAGCAAAGAAGAACAGAAAAATTTGCCACCGATGGTGATGGCTAACGAGTTCGCTCCCGAACTTGAACTTCCAACTGTCCATATCGATAACCTCACCGCAGCCTTTGAGGCCGTGCTCTATCTGCATGAGCTAGGTCATCATCGTATTGCCTGTATTGCAGGCCCTGAAAGTATGCCACTGAGTAAATATCGCCTACGTGGCTATATTCAGGCATTGCGACGCTGCGGTATCGCCGAAGAGAAAAGTTTTGTTGAGCGCGGCGACTTTACCTATGAGGCTGGCGCACAGGCTATGCATAATCTGATGTCCTTGCCACAGCCACCAACGGCGATTTTCTGCCATAGTGATGTGATGGCGATTGGCGCGCTTTCTCAAGCCAAGCGCATGGGATTACGCGTACCCGATGACGTTTCTCTGGTCGGTTTTGACGATATAAAACAGGCGCAGTACTGCGATCCTCCGCTGACCACCGTTTCTCAACCACGCTACCAAATTGGCCGAGAAGCGATGTTATTGCTGTTAGAACAGCTTCACAGTCGCTCTGTGGTGAGCGGTTCAAGACTGTTAGACAGCGAATTTATCGTCAGAGGAAGTACATCTGCGCCGAAACGCTAG
- the ftsN gene encoding cell division protein FtsN, translating to MAQRDYVSRGRSSGAKRKTNTRKKKKSSRSISKTMVVVALGVLVTFAAGLYFLTHHKPDSDELLPTQAKHAGNGLPPKPEERWRYIKELENRQVGVATPTDPTSSAATAPTQQPQLTAEQRQLLDQMQSDMRQQPTQLSEVPYNDQTQIARRAPQNSRMPDQTYTQQQPVTSSQPRNPFSQQNTAPSQPRQTTTEPARPVRTAPPVQATQPPVQQPHKEKPAPVTSVAEQPAPAKETKTEKAAEKAPEKENAQKWMVQCGSFRSTDQAESVRAQLAFGGVESRITAGGGWNRVLLGPYTSRASADKMLQRLKGDGMSGCIALSVGG from the coding sequence GTGGCACAAAGAGACTATGTGAGCCGGGGCCGCTCATCAGGAGCGAAGCGCAAAACCAATACCCGGAAAAAGAAAAAATCATCTCGGAGTATCTCTAAAACCATGGTGGTTGTCGCCTTGGGGGTTTTAGTGACTTTCGCTGCCGGCCTTTATTTCCTGACTCACCATAAGCCAGACAGTGATGAACTGTTACCGACGCAGGCCAAACATGCGGGTAATGGTCTTCCTCCAAAACCGGAAGAGCGCTGGCGTTACATCAAAGAACTTGAGAATCGTCAGGTTGGCGTTGCTACGCCTACAGATCCCACCAGTAGCGCAGCCACTGCACCTACGCAGCAGCCACAGCTGACCGCAGAACAGCGCCAGCTTCTCGACCAAATGCAGTCTGATATGCGTCAGCAGCCAACTCAGCTGTCTGAAGTGCCGTATAACGATCAAACGCAGATTGCACGTCGCGCGCCGCAAAATAGCCGGATGCCGGATCAAACCTATACCCAGCAACAGCCGGTCACGAGTTCACAGCCACGCAATCCGTTCTCTCAGCAAAATACGGCACCTTCTCAGCCTCGCCAAACCACCACTGAACCGGCACGTCCTGTGCGCACAGCACCACCAGTGCAAGCGACTCAGCCACCGGTTCAGCAGCCGCACAAAGAAAAACCGGCTCCGGTGACAAGCGTGGCAGAGCAACCTGCACCAGCAAAAGAGACCAAAACAGAAAAAGCGGCTGAGAAAGCACCTGAAAAAGAAAACGCGCAGAAATGGATGGTGCAATGTGGTTCATTCCGCAGCACCGATCAGGCGGAATCAGTCAGAGCCCAGCTCGCCTTTGGCGGCGTAGAAAGCCGTATTACCGCTGGCGGTGGCTGGAATCGCGTTCTGTTAGGCCCATACACCAGCCGCGCTTCAGCAGACAAAATGCTGCAACGATTGAAGGGTGATGGGATGTCTGGCTGTATTGCCCTCTCCGTCGGGGGTTGA
- the zapB gene encoding cell division protein ZapB: MSFEVFEKLEAKVQQAIDTITLLQMEIEELKEQNTQLNQEVQQAAGSRESLVRENEQLKEEQTAWQERLRSLLGRMDEVN, from the coding sequence ATGTCATTTGAAGTATTTGAAAAATTGGAAGCAAAAGTTCAGCAGGCGATTGATACCATTACGCTGTTGCAGATGGAAATCGAAGAGCTGAAAGAACAAAACACTCAACTGAATCAAGAAGTTCAGCAAGCCGCTGGCTCTCGTGAGTCTTTGGTGCGTGAAAACGAACAGCTTAAAGAAGAACAAACTGCATGGCAGGAGCGCCTGCGCTCTTTGTTAGGCCGCATGGATGAAGTTAACTAA